One window from the genome of Cricetulus griseus strain 17A/GY chromosome 2, alternate assembly CriGri-PICRH-1.0, whole genome shotgun sequence encodes:
- the Padi1 gene encoding protein-arginine deiminase type-1, translated as MASQRAVKLSLKKPTHAVCVVGVETLVDVYSDVPKGANTFGVSGSSEVKIYMVYDPARVAEPTGRAHWPLGANVDVVVVADTVSKDLNDLKVKVSYFGSQEAGALGHSVLYLTSVDMSLDADTGRTGKVKKGSGDKKTWRWGSGGSGAILLVNCDRDVRGSREDLHSSHLRSLEDLQDMSPMVLSCGGPDELFESHKLVLKVSLPDSRRLRVFCARGGTSLSDYKQVLGPHHQTYEVERHPGESNIQFYVAGLVFPDANFSGLISLSVSLVGTEGLSEVSLFTDSVTFRVAPWIMTPNTQPPLELYVCSVTDAHGRNDKFLEDMAHLAQKANCKLVVCPRVENNNDRWIQDEMEFGYVEAPHKSFPVVFDSPRNRGLRDFALKKILGPDFGYVTREIQYAGASGLDSFGNLDVSPPVKVGTKEYPLGRILIGGSFPKSSGRRMARVVRDFLQAQQVQAPVELYSDWLSVGHVDEFLSFVPTSDQKGFRLLLASPRACLQLFQEKKEEGYGEAEQFDGLKHKTKRSINNILADRHLRRDSTHVQECIDWNREVLKQELGLSESDIVDIPQLFYLKGAYAEAFFPDMVNMVVLGKYLGIPKPFGPLINGRCCLEEKVRSLLEPLGLHCIFIDDFLSYHQLLGEIHCGTNVRRKPFSFRWWNSVP; from the exons TGATGTGCCCAAGGGTGCCAACACCTTTGGGGTGTCTGGGAGCTCTGAAGTGAAGATCTACATGGTCTATGACCCTGCACGGGTAGCAGAGCCCACAGGCCGGGCCCACTGGCCCCTGGGTGCCAACgtggatgtggtggtggtggccgaCACAGTCAGTAAGGACTTAAATGACCTCAAG GTGAAGGTGTCATACTTCGGGTCTCAGGAGGCTGGTGCCCTGGGCCACAGCGTGCTCTACCTCACTAGTGTTG ATATGTCCCTCGATGCTGACACAGGCCGCACAGGCAAGGTGAAGAAAGGCTCGGGTGACAAG AAAACTTGGCGCTGGGGCTCCGGGGGTTCTGGGGCCATCCTGTTAGTAAACTGTGACAGAGACGTCCGTGGGTCGAGGGAGGACCTGCATTCCAGCCATTTGAGGTCGCTGGAGG ACCTGCAGGACATGTCCCCAATGGTGCTGAGCTGCGGTGGCCCCGATGAGCTCTTTGAAAGTCACAAGCTGGTCTTGAAGGTATCTTTGCCCGATTCCAGAAGGCTGAGGGTCTTCTGTGCCCGAG GTGGGACCTCCCTCTCCGACTACAAGCAGGTGCTAGGACCCCATCACCAGACCTATGAGGTAGAGCGGCACCCCGGGGAGAGCAACATCCAGTTCTACGTGGCAGGACTCGTCTTCCCAGACGCCAACTTCTCGGGGCTGATCTCTCTCAGCGTCAGCCTGGTAGGCACAGAG GGCCTCTCCGAGGTGTCACTCTTCACAGACAGCGTGACCTTCCGAGTGGCCCCCTGGATCATGACCCCCAATACCCAGCCACCCCTGGAGCTATACGTGTGCAG TGTGACAGATGCCCATGGCCGCAATGACAAATTCCTGGAGGACATGGCCCACCTGGCCCAGAAAGCCAACTGCAAACTAGTGGTCTGTCCCCGGGTGGAGAATAATAACGATCGCTGGATCCAG GATGAGATGGAGTTTGGCTACGTTGAAGCCCCTCACAAATCCTTCCCTGTGGTCTTCGACTCCCCACGAAACAGAGGCCTGAGGGACTTTGCCCTTAAGAAGATCCTG GGTCCTGACTTTGGATATGTGACCCGGGAGATCCAGTACGCAGGTGCCTCTGGCCTGGATTCCTTTGGCAACCTGGATGTGAGCCCACCGGTGAAGGTGGGCACCAAAGAGTACCCACTCGGCAGAATCCTCATCGGCGGCAGCTTCCCCAA GTCCAGCGGGCGGCGAATGGCTAGGGTGGTGCGTGACTTCCTGCAGGCTCAGCAGGTACAGGCCCCGGTGGAACTCTACTCCGACTGGCTTTCCGTGGGCCATGTGGATGAGTTTCTGAGCTTCGTGCCCACCTCTGACCAAAAG GGCTTCCGGCTGCTCCTGGCCAGCCCCAGGGCCTGCCTCCAGCTCTTccaggagaagaaggaggagggctACGGGGAGGCAGAGCAGTTTGATG GCCTCAAACATAAGACAAAGAGAAGCATCAACAATATCTTGGCTGACAGACACCTCAGGAGGGACAGTACGCATGTGCAG GAATGCATCGACTGGAACCGGGAGGTGCTGAAGCAGGAGCTGGGCCTATCAGAGAGCGACATCGTGGACATCCCGCAGCTCTTCTATCTGAAGGGAGCCTATGCTGAAGCCTTCTTCCCCGACATG GTCAACATGGTGGTCCTAGGCAAATACCTGGGCATCCCCAAGCCCTTTGGCCCCCTCATCAATGGCCGCTGCTGCCTGGAGGAGAAGGTACGCTCCCTGCTGGAGCCGCTGGGCCTACACTGTATCTTCATTGATGACTTCCTGTCTTACCACCAGTTGCTCGGGGAGATCCACTGTGGCACTAATGTGCGAAGGAAACCTTTCTCCTTTCGGTGGTGGAACTCAGTGCCCTGA